In Canis aureus isolate CA01 chromosome 25, VMU_Caureus_v.1.0, whole genome shotgun sequence, the genomic window agcagggtccctgcggggagctcgatgtggaactggatcccaggaccccaggatcacgacctgagccgaaggcagcatctcaaccactgagccacccaggtgcccttcaagtCACTTTTTAATCTTACTTACCTGGTGTCCGCAGTAAAACTCACTCTAAGGGTACCTTAGCACTAATTTTCAggcttttcctctcttcccctatacCTATGCccatttacatacacacatacactcagtCACACCCATTCACTTTGGCTCAGGCAGGAAATCCAGTCTCCCCTAACTCACACATCATTTTGCCCCTTCTTCATGCCGTTCCAATATCCAACTATCCTGGGAATGCCCTAAATGTGTGACCTCACATCTAAAGAGGGTTCAtctcacctgcaccccgatgtttatagcagcaatgtccacaatagccaaactatggaaggagcctcagtgtccatcgaaagatgaataaagaagatgtggtctacgtatacaatggaatattcctcagccattagaaacgacaaatacccaccatttgcttcgacatggatggaactggagggtattatgctgagtgaaataagtcaatcggagaaggataaacattatatggtctcattcatttggggaatataaaaaatagtgaaagggaataaaggggaaaggagaaaaaatgagtggaaatatcagaaagggagacagaacatgaaagactcctaactctgggaaacgaactaggagtggtggaaggggaggtgggcaggggggtgggggtgactgggtggcgggcactgaggggggcacttgatgggatgagcactgggagttattctatatgttggcaaattgaacaccaataaaaaataaatttataaaaaaaaaaataaaagagggttCATCTTCTGGCCCAGCTCTACTCTCACAAGGACTTTCTGACTTTGGCTCCATCAGATAGAGCAGTGAACACGTAAGAAACACAttgttcctcttccttccccaaatCCTATCCTCCTTGTGTTAAACCTCACTCCTGGCAGGGCTCACTCGCCATCCTACATCTTCTCATATACGGGACACTCCAGTGACTGAGAAATTTTTGTTCTTCAGAGTTCACCggacaaggaaggaaagaaggaagaacgggagagagagacaggaaatgGAAGGGACGGAAggcaagagagaaagggagacagacacaaACTCTGGTTGTGAGGGACATAAAGGTTACTCGTAAAATTATATTCCTTCCATTTTTGGAGTGGATGGTTGACTTTGTGCTATGTCTCTGGGGACTCTGAAAATGAGCTCTTGCACTTCCTTCTTCATCCCCACCCAgtcaagaatttctttttaaccTCAGACAAAGCCCAGGTTTGGAGCTTTCCCTTCTAGTTCGAAGCTAAGCTGTAATTTGTAAATTCTCCTAGGAGAGGTAATACACTGATTTAAAATCAGGCAAAGGTAAATATGACTGGTATCTGATTCTTTGGTTTtccaaggaagagaagaaaggcttctagggggcagccccggatggctcagcgatttagcgctgccttcagccgagggcgtgatcctggagacccagaatcgagtcctgcatcgggctccctacatggagcctgcttctccctctgcctgtctctctgcctctctctctctctatgtctatcatgaataaataataaataaaatcttaaaaaaaataaaataaaggtttctAGGTCCCTAAAAGCAGTAGGTAGACAGCACCAggcaatggaaaaagaaaaaaggaggaggcCAGAAGCTGAGTTTTATCTCCTACCCAATTTGGTGAAGGTTGGACATAATGGAATGAGAAGGAAGAAGCTGGAAGGTGAGGAATCACACTTAGTTGAGTCTGGGCCACAGAACTCTGAGAGAAAACCTGATCACATGTCAACTGCCTtagaggcaaaaggaaaagggGCAGATGCAGAGTGGAATGTCCAGAGATAAAGGATctggagaaaaaatttaaaagacttgaCTAAGTCTCTTCCCCCAGAAATATCAACGAAaagcaaattttcttttatcctgtctttatctttctttggTTTTGCCAGCCCGGCAGCTTCCAAATTATCACTGTTCCCCTCTGTCTCCACTATTGTTTTTCCCTCACTAATAATGATCGCGTCCAAAGAAACCTGAGAAGCCCTGCTCCCGGTACCTTTTCCTGAGTCACCTGGGACCCCCCTCCTCCTTCACCCCTAGGGAAGTATTGGGAACAAGTCTTTGGCATTGTTGGGCTCCACAGAGCGCTAATATGGCTAGCAGCCAGAGTAAAGAACCAGGGAGAGCTAGAGTTTGGATGAGTCTGGTTTAAAGTCCATCGTAGACCGTCCAAATTCTCCTGACACCCTGGGGGAGGGCCCTTCTCTCCAGTTGGGCCAGATTTTATGCAAGACATTTAGTATGTCAAAGTTTCAGTCTTTGGCCCTGGCCTTCTGGGTCTGATTCCAGCTCCGCCCCTGGGTGATCCTGGTTAACGGAGCTCTCCACCCCTTCCTTCTCCCAAACTTTAGACCCTCGACCCACCTACCTGACTAGAGGCAGGAAAGATCAGAGCGGGACTGGGAGCTCCTGGGAACACAGCAGTGAGAGAAAAGCAAGGGGAGAAACCGGCATTCCACGAAACGATTTCAGAACGACAACCTTTGCCCAGGCCGACCCTGCGCGCGGAGGACCGAGGGTCCGGGAGCAGGGCCAACGGCAGCTCCCGAAGCCCCGCCGTTCCAGACCGGCCGAGGAGCGCCACCTGGCGGCCGGCCCGCCCACCCCGCATTCTCTCCCGCCCGCCGAGTTCTGGAAGCCGGAGCCAGACAGGGGCCGAGCGGTCACCTCCCCTGCGACGTCAGCCCGAGGGCCCCGCCCCTGCTTGGAACTCGCCTCCCCCCGACAGGACGGGCCGCGGCGCCTCCCCCGCGAGGCggctgccctgcctcccccccgGGCCGAACGCCGCCGGGGGAGAAAATCTGCTTAATATTCCCCCCAGGATCCGCCCCACGTCGTCGCCCGCGGGGagccgcccctccccccggcaCCTGCCCCCGGGCTCTTCCTTCCCCGCAGGGAACGTGCCGCACCGCCCCGTCCCGCCCCGAGCCTCACGAGGCGGGGCGCCCCGCTCTTCCCCGCACCCCCACGGGGCGCCTCCTCCTGGCCACAGGGCCCGAGTCCAGCTGGGGATGAGGCCCCCTCCCCTAGCCCCCGAGGACCCCGCCGCCCGagcggccccggccccagccccagccccagccccagccccagcccctcgcTCGCCGGTGGGCGGAGCTCCGCGGGCCCGGCCCCGGGGCGGGCCGTCCCCCCGTGACGTCACTTCCGCCCGGGCCTGGCCGCGGTTCGGGCTCCGCGGGCCGTGGGGGGGTACGGAGGTGGCAGCCGTGGGAGGAGGCGGCGCGGGAGGCCGAGGAGAGCCAGCCCGGACCAATCCCGCGTCCCGGGCCGCAACCCCCGAGCCTGCAGCGCACAGAGAGGCGAGACCGGCCGGATGGGCCGCTGAGCCCGGATCGGGGACCGGTGAGGCTCGAGCGGCGCGGGCAGCCGGCGGCAGGAGCGGGCCCGCGGAGCTGCGGGTCTGGGAGCctgggaggcggggaggggagggggccgggcctgccgcTCCTGCTCgccgggcggggaggcgggggccgggggccgggggcagcGGTGGGGATAGTGAGGCCCGCCGGGGGGAGGCCCGGCTGCggctggggtgaggagggggcgAGGTGGCCGGGGTCATTGCTGGGGCGAGGGCCGGCCCCCGAGATTCGCATCCGAAGCCGTGGCGTCGGGGAAGGGGGCGTGCTTCTGGCCGGGGCTTCGGGGAGAGGCTGGCTGAGTGGGGGAGGCAGAAAACTGCGAGGCTGGGAAAAATTTTCCACAGCCCTCCTCGAGAGGTTTGAAGAGCCCTAATCTCCCTTGAGGGTGGTGTCCAACACCGCCTGGAGAAGGGGCTCACTGGAGTTTGTGGGGGTCGGTTACAGCATTTGCAAGGGACAGTGTTCTGAGAGTCCCTACACTGAGCCGGGTGTGCAAAAGCCTGGCTGCCTCCGAGTATCTGAGCCTCCACATCTTTACAGTGTGGAGCCCCCTGGAGCTAAAATCAGGATGTTCCGCTTCATGAGGGACGTGGAGCCGGAGGATCCCATGTTCCTGATGTGAGTATTCCCTCCCCCTCCTGTTCTAGAGCGCTCATCCTACTCCACTTCGGGTCTCTAAGTAGTTCAGACAGACATCTGGGTTCCCATTGCTGGCATTGGTTGGAACTAGCTGGATACTCTGCTTCAGCTCCAGCTTAGGGGAGGAAATAGGCATCTGTGCCACCTTCTCCcttggacttttcttttttgtgggggAGGAAGGTGTTGACTGTCCCTTCTGCCATCTACACTGTATACTCACTTCCACAGGGACCCCTTTGCTATTCACCGTCAGCATATGAACCGAATGTTGTCAGGTGGCTTTGGATACAGCCCCTTCCTCAGCATCACAGATGGCAACATGCCCGGGGCCAGGCCTGCCAGCCGTAGGATGCAGGTAATGATGCCGAGACATACCCAACACCCAAGGAAATGCTGGAGGGTGGCTAATAAAGTCCTTGATTTCTCTTGCACTTCAGCCAACTTAGCAAGTGGAATGATCATTTTTAGGAGTTGGGGAAGGGGTCTGGCAAAAGGGCTTTGTGATCCCCTTTTGAGAGgaggatggaagaaaaaaaaaaagctgagaccATGCACTTGGTTTGGGACTGTAGTGACATAGGACGTGGtctttaatttgttctttatGTTTTCCTGTAGGCTGGGGCTGTCTCCCCCTTTGGGATGCTGGGAATGGTGAGTCCTAATGTCCTCGTGTCCTTCCATTCTCAGACACACTCTATATCCTTAGATGTTATTTCCAAATGTGGCTCTCTGGAACAGCCTTATGGGTAaccctaaaatctttttatagTGTTCATAAAGCTCTGGGTCTGTTGTGTGCTGAGTTCTGTGGGTTAAAGATGCTAACTTACTGATTCCTCCATTCTAAGAGCCACACCTATTAGGAAAATGTAATTGCCTAGCAAAGTTTGTCGTTCTGAGGATGGAGATGGAGTCGAAGGGCCAACCGAGATGGCTTTTAGAAGTTTGCTGTTGctgtttttatggttttatgcCCAACCCTTTTGTGGGTTAGAATCTATTTACTTGGGTGTGCTTCCTAAAGATAGGAGGAAATAGGACAGTTGGGAGAAAGCAGATTGGATCAGAGAAGCTGTAGAGACTGAGGAGGAAGGCAGCATGCGCAGGGAGGGAGATGTGAAGGGGAACACCCCCTGTTCTGGTCGCGCTGAGGAAGAGACAGAGCAGTGGCTCCAtgtgaagaagagaaagggaatgtGTAGCCACGTGTCTGTCTAGCGGGTACCTAAAGATAATCTGAGTTCTGACTGTGCTTTCCTGActctgttttccatctctttgctgcAGTCGGGTGGCTTCATGGACATGTTTGGAATGATGAATGACATGATTGGGAACATGGTGAGGCTCTTACCCCATATGCTTTTGTACTCTTGTTCTCGGTGATAGCTGGCAACACCTTGAGTCCTTTGAGGCAGGAACAGGGAAGAGTGTGCTGGTGAAGGAAGGGCTGGAGCTAGATAAAGTCATGGAGCCCGGAGAGCACTGGGTTCCCTTATCTGCTCTCATGCCTGAGtatgaagcagcagcagcagtctCATGAAGTGTGCAATTAAGGCTCCGTCTTATTTATTGTTGGGCTCCAAGGAATTTGGGGGTTACTGATGAGTCCTGACATTTTCTTGGCTCCCCCGTGCTGTGAGAAAGACAGGGACAAGAACAGGCAGCTGAAGTGTGGTGTGGGATTCCTTCTCCAGAGGGACCATTCAGTCCTGTGGTACCTTTTCCTCCTCAGGAACATATGACAGCAGGAGGCAATTGCCAGACCTTTTCATCCTCCACTGTCATCTCCTACTCCAATACGGGTGATGGCGCCCCCAAGGTCTACCAGGAGACATCAGAGATGCGCTCGGCACCAGGCGGGGTGAGTTGGGCAGCTTCTCACCTCCCAGAGAAGGCAGCACTGAAGGCTGCAGGCAGCAGCCCTGCCTTCCTTTCTCAGGACTGGGCTGGGGGTGGTTTGCTGTCCTGGTGTGGTGTGGCCAGGGCTTCGGAAGGGGTGGCTGAGGGCTGTGTTCTCCCCCATCCCAGATCCGGGAGACTCGGAGGACCGTGCGGGACTCAGACAGTGGGCTAGAGCAGATGTCCATTGGGCACCACATCCGAGACCGGGCCCACATCCTCCAGCGCTCCCGAAACCACCGCACGGGGGACCAGGAGGAGCGGCAGGATTATATCAACCTGGATGAGAGTGAGCCTCCTTCCTGCACATCACCCTTCTGACCTCTGGACCAGTAGCCACTGGTCCAGTTCCTGTGAGCTAGGAGATAAAAACTTTTGTTCCCTACCTCTGTAGATATTTCTTGGCAAAGTTATTGGGGGGGGCCCACTTCTTACCTCGCTTGAGCCTTGTCATCTTCAGGGGCTAAGTCAGATGCTGGCAGGGTcagttctttcctttctcctcccccttttttttccaagtcaacaaatattcatcAAATACTTGATAAATGTGTACATGGGACTATGCTCCTTAACTTAATAATATCCCCTTCCTGATATCCTTCTTCAGTAGCCCTATCTTGGGCTTGTTGGTGGCTTCCATATTAGGATAGCTATGGGCTCTCAGCTAGCAGAACCATATTGAACCCTGAGttagggagaaaagaaatttttctttatgctGCTCCCCCTCAACATATCCCCCCCACAACATAACACTTTCAGCCTTTGCCCTGTTTCTTCACCTGAGAAGGCCATGGCTCACTCTTGGCACTTGATTCCAGAAGCCAGCCTGTGCGTTTAGTAAGTGTCACGCCTGGTCTCTGTGCTCCTCAGGTGAAGCCGCAGCATTCGATGATGAATGGCGGAGGGAGACATCCCGATTCCGGCAGCAGCGCCCCCTGGAATTTCGGAGGCATGAGGCTTCAGGTGGTGGGGGACGAAGGGCTGAGGGGCCGCCCCGCCTGGCTATCCAGGGCCCCGAGGATTCCCCCTCCCGACAGTCACGCCGCTATGACTGGTGAGGGCCCTAGGCCTTCAGCCTCTCCTGTAAGTACCGAGGGGGAGACTTGTAAGGTGTAGAGCACGGAAGGGGGTGGAGGAGCCGACCTGTGCACCTTCCTCTGCAGGGAGGTGTTGCCTTTAGTGGTACAAGTTTTCACTGGTGTGGAAAGAAGAATGCTCTCGCTGGAACAGGGGATTAAACCCAACTCCCggcttttgtctttgttttgacttgtgctcttctctcttcctcttccaggtACAGGCTGAGAGGCTGAAGAATCATCCCCtgaaataacattttcctttccaaCTCCCACTCCcagtttaatattaaattaacagGCAAGCTGGCCCCCACCTCTCCCTGGGGGTCTCAGGGAGGACCTTTCATTGCCCCGTTTACCTACTTTCTCCTTCTTTAATCCCCTACCACGATGACTCCATTTCTCCTGTGTCTGCTAACTTGATTTTTCATTCTGCTGCTCCATCTTTGAATCTCCTTACCTGCCCCATTCTACCCTTGCCATGCATTGGAGGGGCTTTGGGGGTGAGCTCTGGGTTTAGGGGCTTACTCCATCCTTCACCCACCCTGGATCTTTGCCCACCTCCACCTCAGATCCCCTGCTGCAGGGTCCATAGCCCTCATCTAGGGCTGTGTGGAGGGAGAGGACTGGCTCCCCACCCTTCCTCCCTACCCACCCCCTGCACATCACAGAAATCTTCCCCACACCCttctctgcctttattttttgaTTCGTGCAACTTGTAACTAGGTGTTTATGGAATAAAGGAGAATGGAAAAAAGACCAAGTGGGattcttgttttacttttgatCTTTACCCTGTTCGGTTTTACCTCGCCTGCTGTCCCCCAGGCCCCTTCTTACATTCCCTCTGTCTCCATGTGTGGCCTTCCTAACTTGAGCTCAAGCCCAGTACCTCCGTGGTAATGACAGTGGGACTGCCGGAGCCCCAGCAGAAGAGAAACAGTGGCAGCACTCATCTGCACTAGgctggcggggggcagggggtagggaaCACTAGCAGCTGCCTTGCTGGCTGTCTCCCCTGCTTTTGCTACACCTCACACGTCTGGGGGGAACGTAGAGCATATCTCAGAGGCATCTGAGGAATTTGTTGCCCCTTGCCCCCTGGGGTGAGTGTCTCCCCTGGACTATGGGTGGGAACACTTGTACTGAGCAGGAAGGCACAGGCCTTCAAGGGGAACGCACCCCCAGTTCAGCAATGTTCTTCCACCCTCAGTGGTTGAGAATTTGAGCCCAGGGAAGGAGACCAGAGAAGAAAACTAATCTGGAACCGGAGTGGTACTGGAAGGGCATGAGGTGCTCAAATTTCTCAAGGTGTTCACTCTTGCTTGACCTGGCTCAGCCAAATGGGGTCACCCTGTTCTTCCTGGGAACTTATTTAATGATGGCAGATGCTTATAAAGAGTGGTGATGGTTTCTTCTTTATGAAAATCTTCAGTTCCTTGCAGTTTGTGGTAAATCGAAGTCAAAAAACAAAGTaatgggtgcctggctggcccagtcagtagagcacacaacCCTCAATCCTGGGGTTGTGAGGTCAGGCCCCATGTGGGACGtagatctttattaaaaaataacatacacaaaaaataactcCTCTCAAGGAAGGGGGGATCTTTCCCATGTCCTCTGTGAACAGATTCCAGAGATCTGTCTAGTTGCTGAATGAGTAGAGGGATGAAGTTGAGTTTAACAGCCAGGTGCTGACTCTATTTTAGGGCAGGTGCCAAATCTCATTAAATAGGCCTGGTGAAGATGCATGACCAGGGTTAAGGGAACCCACCGAGTGGCTAAGAGAATCCAGGAATCTCAGAAGTCAAATAGGCACAGATTTCCCTCTCTCCAAAAGCAGAGCATTCCTGCAAAATCTTTTACAAGCTGAAATGGCAGAAGGTGAACCAATTGCCATTAACTTACATGGAAAAGCTCTCAAGCGTTCCCAGACTCCAAATAGAACCTCTTGGATTTTCCTGAAACCATCTTGCTAAGGGACGCACAAACTAGAGCTCACAGACAGTTCCAAAGTTCGGTTTGATGGAGAGAAGCTGCATAGAGCTCAGGGGGAAGGAGCTTGGTGGTGCCACCCTTGCGGTGTGTGTCGCCTCTATAACctgcaaaacaaatgctgatAGCTATTTTCACCTGTCTCGTAAAAGCAAAaatctctttgtatctctctgtGTTGGCCAAAACTGGTATTAACGTTGGTGTTTTGTAAATGTGAAGTGGCGTAACATGAACTTTTGAAGAGTTGGGTGGGGTGCCTATATAGATAATTCATCTCCACCTGTGTTGTTGAACTGTAAATGATGGGACTCTGAGCACAGCTCCCCTCAGTTTCAAGTGTCCCCTGGGCTCTGTTCAAATAGACTCatatttccttcctctgggagtgGATCTTCAGAGGAGCCCACAGGAAAGAGAGCACAAGACTTGTATAAAAGATGCCCAGAGGCTGAGTCCTTGGCTCTGTCATCAACTATAGCCAAGTGGTCTTGGGCAGGTCATTCACTTCCCTGGACCTCAGCTTTGAAGTGTCTTACCAGCCATAAAATCTAAGGCTACAGTTCACACCCCAACTTGCCAACCTGGATTTCAATCATAGTGCCCACACTGGCGGGTATGGTTCTGAGTGGGGGCCGGAGCAGGGCAAGGGTTGCCCTGATTTCAATCTAGGTGAGTCAACCTAGTGTTGCATAAGATCTCCCATGCAGGTCCTGGCTTTCAGACACATGAACTAATTCTCACCCCTACTCCCTGCTCTTGGGTGAGGACCACCCTTCAACCCAGCACTCCTTCCTAGGGCCTGTGACTAGTTGTGAGCAGCGAGATGTTGTGGGCAATTAGTTAGCAGCAGCCACCGAGTAAGGAGCTCAGGAACCAGCCCCTTGGCATGTACTGACCTGTCTGCCAGGTCAGTAGGGTGAGGGCCAGAAGATAGAGATAGAAAAGGAACTCTCAGGAAGAAAGCTGACATTTTATTTCTGGTCAGCTCTCCAACTGGGCTGGCCTCATTCACAATAGCCATCCCCTCAAGCCTTTGGCCTGACGTCCAGAGGACATGTCAGACTCATTATTTCCCCCACGGCTGATAGTTGGTGGGAGACTGAATTACCTAGAGGAGTGAAATGATGACTACAGCCTGCCATAAGCAAGACCTGCTCCACCGCTTAGCTACGATTGGGAAAGATTCTTAATCTTTCAACATCAGTCTCCCATTTTGTAAAATGGAACTTTCTAGGCGCTGATGGCAGTGGGGACATGGGTCCATACTTTGGAACGATGAGAAATCCGTGAGCacagagaaagcatgtgacaCAGTACATGAGATATAAATGACTGATTTCTCCCTGATTATTGTCTTGCTCCTTCAGTGTTCTCTGGTGGTCCTTCTCTCTGGACTCCATCCTTGGGGGTCCTAGAATACTTCCAGACATAACTTGGAAATCATCATCCTGGCCTCCAGCCCTCTGTTCTCCCAGCTACCAGTTATTATCTTTCACACTTTTCATGCCTCGGCTTTAGAGACTTAAAAAGTTGAAACAAATGTTTTGTAAGAAACGTTTGGTTCAGAGTTTTGGGCCACTCTTGCAAGCCCTGCTTGCAGTTTGGGATGTTTTCCTTCCTATGATAACCAAGAGCCTTGAGTCCTACTAACACCTTTTACCTGATGCCCCCTTTCTCCACCATTCTGCAATCCGATACCCAGCTCACAAACTGGTTACCCAGAGAACCAGGAGTTGATCCATAATAAAAACCCAGTATTCAAGTCTCCCAACCCACATATTCCCAGTCCACTTAAATACTCCACATATCTGCCCTGCCATGATGCTCCCAGTCCTGGGCACAGGTCGTTGTGAGggctgagggagcagcagggacCAAGGACTCTTCTTCCAGACCATTCCAGTTGGgataggaataagaaaaaaaagtagcctCTACCTCTCTACCTCTTAGATATCACCGGGGACCTCAGATAGGAGCAGTGGATCCAGGCAAGGTTGTGCTAGAAGCTGGGGAGGTGAAAATGGGGACAGTTAGGCATAGGAAATGCTAAGAGACAAGAGAAAAAACTGGGGACTGTGGGCAGGGGGGGAGGGTAGGTGGTTCTCCTAAGCAGCCTCTCCACTAGCCTCTGTCCCTGGGGAGAGCCTACGGAAGGCACGGAGCTGGCATGGTGTGGGGCCCGGGATGCAGGAGGCCGGCAGAGCTGCTGTGGAAGGTGGGCAGAGTGCCGACAGCTCCGAGCCTCCTATCCTCAATGTCCACCCTTAAATGGtaactccaggggcacctgggtggctcagtggttgagcgtctgccttcagctcaggttgtgatcctagggtcccgggatcgagtcccatatcgggctccccacggggagcctgcttctccctctgcatgtgtctctgccttcctttctgtctctctcatgaataaataaaatctctaaataaaataaacggTCTCCAGGGAGACCAGGACAAGCAGGTGatacttctccctctcagccctAGACTGTCCCTGGGATGAGACAAGCTAAGTTAGTACTCAGAGTTCTTTGccctttttctgccttttatgattcttttcttccctgaGGACCTTATTTTTTGCATAGGAATAGGGTGCTGGCCCAAGTTTTTCTCAGCATCCATCCCATCCTCTTCATCTGCTGTCACCTGCCACCTGACAGCTTGCAGGTTCTGGACAATCATCTCTAAGACGTAAGTGTTCTCCAGCCAAGAGGCCAACCATGTGTCTGAAGGGTGGGGCCTAGGACATTGGGACACATGAAATGAGGATAAGAGAGAGGGCGTGGGAAAGGGTCGTAGATATCGCATTGAGTCTctaaaagggagaagcagaaataCACTTAGGAAAGGTCAAGGTCACACTGAGGTGGGAAGTGGTTTGATGGCAAGGTTCTTAGAAAACTACTGGTGAGCTTAGTTAAGATATACTGGATTTGTGTGGGTCAGGGGCAGGGAACATGCCAGGCAAGGACAGACACTGATTCCCAATTCAGATAGACCCTTAGTTTAAGCCACCCCAGTATATGATATAAATAACATCTCTAGGGTTAGATCACCTTCCCTGCACCTTCCCAAATGTGGCAGTAGATGGGCATCACCACTCCAGACTTACTAAAGCAGAATCTCGAGGTTAGAGAGGATTCCAACGCAGCTTAGCAACAATTACACATATCCAAACCCCCTTGCGTCATTGCTTAAGAAACAGAGGTGACTTGTTGAACATCATCAGGCAGCTAGCTACCTAGCAGCACTGCAAGAGCCAGGACTCAAAATCTAGATTGACACAAATGATACCAATGTGCTATAAAGATTCACCATGGGAGTCCTTTCAAAGTtttaattcatattaaaatttacTCCAGTAataacatcatatttaaaatgatgaatgCCAGCAGCCCAGaacatgtttttttaatcttgtattttttaaacatataataaaattgctgtgtatgtgtgtgtgtacagttcTGTGTTAACACACGCAGATTGGTGTAAGCACCGCCATCAGGATCAAAACAGTTCCATCACCCTGAACACCCTCCTGCTGCTCCTTTGTAGTCACACCCTTCCTCTAATCCTAACCCTTGACAACCACTGATTTGTTCTCCATTGCTGTAACTCTGCCGTttcaagaatgtcatataatgaaatcatatatGAAAGTAGctctttcactcagtataatgcctttgagattcaCTCATGTTGtttgttgcatttttttaaaaaattttatttatttattcatagagacagagagagagagagagacagagacacaggcagagggagaagcaggcatcatacagagagcccgacgcggggctagatcccaggtctccaggatcacgccctgggctgtaggcggcgctaaaccgctgcgccaccggggctgccctgtttgttgCATGTTATTCATAATTTACTCCTTTTTATTGCAGAGTAGTATTCTGTgtggggttgtttttgtttttaaagattttatttatttattcatgagacacacagagagaggcagagacacaggcagag contains:
- the MLF2 gene encoding myeloid leukemia factor 2 isoform X1, with the protein product MFRFMRDVEPEDPMFLMDPFAIHRQHMNRMLSGGFGYSPFLSITDGNMPGARPASRRMQAGAVSPFGMLGMSGGFMDMFGMMNDMIGNMEHMTAGGNCQTFSSSTVISYSNTGDGAPKVYQETSEMRSAPGGIRETRRTVRDSDSGLEQMSIGHHIRDRAHILQRSRNHRTGDQEERQDYINLDESEAAAFDDEWRRETSRFRQQRPLEFRRHEASGGGGRRAEGPPRLAIQGPEDSPSRQSRRYDW
- the MLF2 gene encoding myeloid leukemia factor 2 isoform X2 — encoded protein: MFRFMRDVEPEDPMFLMDPFAIHRQHMNRMLSGGFGYSPFLSITDGNMPGARPASRRMQAGAVSPFGMLGMEHMTAGGNCQTFSSSTVISYSNTGDGAPKVYQETSEMRSAPGGIRETRRTVRDSDSGLEQMSIGHHIRDRAHILQRSRNHRTGDQEERQDYINLDESEAAAFDDEWRRETSRFRQQRPLEFRRHEASGGGGRRAEGPPRLAIQGPEDSPSRQSRRYDW